The following proteins come from a genomic window of Chionomys nivalis chromosome 9, mChiNiv1.1, whole genome shotgun sequence:
- the Myl9 gene encoding myosin regulatory light polypeptide 9 translates to MSSKRAKAKTTKKRPQRATSNVFAMFDQSQIQEFKEAFNMIDQNRDGFIDKEDLHDMLASLGKNPTDEYLEGMMSEAPGPINFTMFLTMFGEKLNGTDPEDVIRNAFACFDEEASGFIHEDHLRELLTTMGDRFTDEEVDEMYREAPIDKKGNFNYVEFTRILKHGAKDKDD, encoded by the exons ATGTCCAGCAAGAGGGCCAAGGCCAAGACCACCAAGAAGCGGCCCCAGAGGGCTACATCGAATGTCTTCGCCATGTTTGACCAGTCCCAGATCCAGGAGTTTAAGGAGGCCTTCAACATGATCGACCAGAACCGGGATGGCTTCATCGACAAGGAGGACCTGCACGACATGCTGGCCTCTCTGG GGAAGAACCCCACGGATGAGTACCTGGAGGGCATGATGAGCGAGGCGCCAGGACCCATCAACTTCACCATGTTCCTCACCATGTTTGGGGAGAAGCTGAACGGCACCGACCCTGAGGATGTGATCCGCAACGCCTTTGCCTGCTTTGATGAGGAGGCCTCAG GGTTCATCCATGAGGACCACCTGCGGGAGCTGCTCACCACCATGGGCGACCGATTCACAGACGAGGAGGTGGATGAGATGTACCGCGAGGCACCCATTGATAAGAAGGGCAACTTCAACTACGTGGAGTTCACCCGCATCCTCAAACACGGCGCCAAGGACAAAGACGACTAG